Proteins encoded within one genomic window of Oncorhynchus keta strain PuntledgeMale-10-30-2019 chromosome 12, Oket_V2, whole genome shotgun sequence:
- the LOC118390956 gene encoding remodeling and spacing factor 1-like isoform X2 — MSVECKTGILKHLCECQFDDNVKFKTAINEEDPDKMRLHPIGKDKDGLMYWFQLDQDNNVRVYVEEQDDLDGSSWKCIVRDRNSLAEILAQLKTQIDPALLTKKEGEEEDENKKTGGEGEIKKTEDTSGDEEDKLSKDTASLVSPKTENTEEKSPKEESKLDESDAKSPSNGLKDNQVESESTRQSEKPMVDDKATINTQAIKEELMEVSESKESTATSATEPLAEKHCVAPQTEQTEEAKRKTAEELQRVMKNDQQAKIPLKKREMKLSEDFDNSSGGGSRIIVRNPSVAPVKEAPKVEETSKVVSVALVGTMETKSDQVNGDAQPVTEKSINKGMRESPKEMGIQRDSADSKEQQTKAVAREECEAAEASEKEKTNLDMDKKEGQMAGNAEEPMEVAMADETNLQKTVPAPKAEKESTEALKKSSLKEAKSSSPLKKPLTSSKDTSTPEKSSDLKEEQKVKVSKWDVKVRPTEHKTSTSIETDKTPLSSKSQKPDETKGTDSSIAFQEVNVSAFKETVVHKDSCPLSVVKEMEKTSFIKATEMLLNPKNPETSVITKQTERPDPITDKPESSKRPESPAVIKNTENPSNKEGAEKCDGSNDIKTSSVIKKTEISEKSKDAKNLASSKETNTSSLLKKEDKPVPNKEAEKLESTKETNKSLVIKMTVKPEASKHTEKCDTPKDIMSALTKEKPAVSAVSTNTNVAPEVKKKNVPEKDSKKIAICKDETRAVAAVTETQSGPKDVEMADIFEKSNQSQLEGPKQVEKLGIPKDTLKSTMPKYAEKSAKLATPKDAEKLATPKDAEKLATPKDAEKLATPKDAEKLATPKDAEKLATPKDAEKLATPKDAEKLATPKDAEKLATPKDAEKLATPKDAEKLATPKDAEKLATPKDAEKLATPKDAEKLATSKDAEKLATPKDAEKLVTPKDAEKLATPKDAEKLATPKDAEKLATPKDAEKLATPKDAEKLATPKDTEKLATPKDAEKLATPKDAEKLATPKDAEKLATPKDAEKLATPKDAEKLATPKDAEKLATPKDAEKLATPKDAEKLATPKDAEKLATPKDAEKLATPKDAEKLATPKDAEKLATPKDAEKLATPKDAEKLATPKDAEKLATPKDAERLATPKEAERLATPKDAERLATPKDAEKLPKSTMSENAGKSATPKDTEKLATPTDAENSAKSATPIPEDAEILATPEEAEKSVNTKDTEKLATLKNTEKASKKIEDFTICEGQKPDASKETEKLADIMPAAAKGEKHVAFEDSKQLPSLKESVPVGRKQEEPMEISLEKSTDDNVIIRGHADKGWTKKFVKSGENSESEPIKNSNCMDCNAPSEKQATSKKTSSLTDAEGETDKSQVKVIKEDATTQGCPKEDEKEDDQAKKNDQKEDDGAEKDNSTVAEKLGEAKASKGSENKEDEKKDAGTTSEIQEEGIRLKIRGITHRRKAELQRTERDSGSDTGKTGRSLRRSPRICRPTAKGVEFQDRRLEKKETTPPEEEDEEEEETVQRKPREKLDQDGQSKSKGRRRRKTRWSNTRTRRRKKNGSGDDNESESSEEESEEDDSDESFKVEKGKRKWRNRNRERHSDDSDTSSDDDLPPNEDPCKHCGLPNHPELILLCDSCDSGYHTACLRPPLMIIPDGEWFCPPCQHKLLCDKLEEQLANLDAALKKRDRAERRKERLVYVGISVENIITPSLEVEEEREEEKEEEVKKEKKEKKEKSKSWGRRSTRAKKSISYRFDEFDEAIEEAIEEDIREADGGGAGRGKDMANITGHSRGKDMSTILAAGEVGEGKENGRPPRPNAGQRKKKRRRLNDLDSDSTVEEEESEDEFRLSDSTEEEEFVASDKSDAESEAAVDSNDDSDFGSTRRRTARTRRPAKCQRSTRPRRRRRARGYSDDEEEETSDEDEDEIMSEGSSEFSDSDLDCSQRRSRRSHTKRQVNYCESSGDSDGSKAGTNRDKVKSRRRLASSDSEASSSRGSDDGKRERTRLKRRADSSEEESQQRRRRLSLKRRRASEEDDDDSDESSEGERPVRKRVNRIDSDDSDKEEEKEETKEEEEGGVLGKGASPLDYNLVELHPPTNGQSPIKALEGLAHIGPQKPGATAVTIAPNGLELAPQDDDEDDLLGVTDLVDFVCNSDVL; from the exons ATGTCTGTGGAGTGTAAGACTGGAATCCTCAAA CACTTATGTGAGTGCCAGTTTGATGACAATGTCAAGTTCAAGACTGCAATTAACGAGGAGGATCCTGATAAGATGCGGCTCCATCCCATTGGCAAGGACAAGGATGGCCTAATGTACTGGTTCCAACTTGACCAGGATAACAATGTGAGGGTCTATGTGGAGGAGCAGGACGACCTGGACGGGTCCTCCTGGAAGTGCATTGTCAG AGACAGAAACAGCTTGGCTGAGATCCTGGCACAGCTGAAGACTCAAATCGACCCAGCACTGTTGacaaagaaagaaggagaggaggaagatgagaacaAGAAGACTGGCGGAGAAG GGGAAATTAAAAAGACAGAGGATACCTCAGGGGATGAAGAGGACAAACTCTCCAAGGATACAGCTTCTTTAGTGTCCCCAAAAACAGAGAATACAGAAGAAAAATCCCCAAAAGAGGAATCAAAGCTGGACGAATCAGATGCCAAATCCCCATCGAATGGCCTCAAAGACAACCAAGTCGAGTCAGAGTCAACAAGACAATCCGAGAAGCCAATGGTGGATGACAAGGCCACCATTAACACCCAGGCCATCAAAGAAGAGCTGATGGAGGTGTCAGAATCCAAGGAGAGCACAGCCACAAGTGCTACAGAGCCTCTTGCGGAGAAACATTGTGTGGCGCCACAGACAGAACAGACTGAGGAAGCCAAGAGGAAGACTGCAGAGGAACTCCAAAGGGTGATGAAGAATGACCAGCAGGCCAAAATCCccttgaaaaagagagagatgaaacTTAGTGAAGATTTTGATAATAGTAGTGGCGGTGGCAGTAGAATCATTGTGCGTAACCCATCTGTTGCTCCTGTCAAAGAAGCTCCTAAAGTTGAGGAGACAAGTAAAGTGGTCTCTGTTGCCCTGGTGGGGACGATGGAGACTAAAAGTGATCAAGTGAATGGTGATGCTCAGCCTGTCACAGAAAAAAGTATCAATAAGGGAATGAGAGAATCTCCTAAAGAGATGGGAATACAGAGAGATTCTGCTGATAGCAAAGAACAGCAAACAAAAGCTGTTGCTAGGGAAGAATGTGAAGCAGCAGAAGCTAGTGAAAAAGAGAAAACAAATCTGGACATGGACAAAAAGGAAGGGCAGATGGCAGGCAATGCTGAGGAGCCCATGGAGGTGGCCATGGCCGATGAAACGAACCTACAGAAAACTGTTCCAGCCCCAAAGGCAGAGAAGGAAAGCACTGAAGCACTGAAAAAATCATCCCTAAAAGAGGCTAAATCTTCATCCCCTCTGAAAAAGCCATTGACTTCATCGAAGGATACAAGCACACCGGAAAAGTCCTCTGATCTTAAAGAGGAACAAAAAGTCAAGGTATCCAAGTGGGATGTGAAAGTGCGTCCTACAGAACACAAGACATCCACATCAATAGAAACAGATAAAACCCCTTTATCTAGTAAGTCACAGAAACCAGATGAAACTAAAGGAACAGATTCATCCATTGCATTTCAAGAGGTAAATGTGTCTGCCTTTAAGGAAACAGTTGTCCATAAAGACAGTTGTCCCCTTTCTGTAGTGAAAGAGATGGAAAAAACATCCTTCATAAAAGCCACAGAAATGTTGTTGAACCCTAAAAACCCAGAAACATCAGTCATCACTAAACAAACCGAGAGACCTGATCCCATTACAGATAAACCAGAAAGCTCAAAACGCCCTGAGTCGCCAGCAGTCATAAAAAATACAGAGAATCCATCTAACAAAGAGGGCGCAGAGAAATGTGATGGTTCTAACGATATCAAAACATCTTCTGTCATTAAAAAGACAGAGATTTCAGAAAAGAGTAAAGATGCCAAGAACCTGGCCAGCTCTAAAGAGACCAATACGTCCTCATTACTTAAAAAGGAAGACAAACCAGTTCCCAATAAAGAAGCAGAGAAACTGGAGAGCACTAAAGAGACTAATAAATCGTTGGTCATTAAAATGACAGTGAAACCAGAGGCATCTAAACATACAGAGAAATGTGATACCCCTAAAGACATTATGTCAGCTCTCACCAAGGAGAAACCTGCTGTCAGTGCTGTAAGCACAAATACAAATGTTGCCCCTGAGGTGAAGAAGAAAAACGTCCCGGAGAAAGACTCGAAGAAAATAGCCATCTGTAAAGATGAGACGAGAGCTGTTGCAGCAGTGACTGAGACACAATCTGGCCCTAAAGACGTGGAGATGGCAGACATCTTTGAGAAATCAAACCAATCCCAACTGGAAGGACCCAAACAGGTAGAGAAATTGGGTATCCCTAAAGACACATTGAAATCGACAATGCCTAAATACGCAGAGAAATCTGCTAAACTGGCTACGCCTAAAGACGCAGAGAAATTGGCTACCCCTAAAGACGCGGAGAAATTGGCTACCCCTAAAGACGCGGAGAAATTGGCTACACCTAAAGACGCGGAGAAATTGGCTACACCTAAAGACGCGGAGAAATTGGCTACACCTAAAGACGCGGAGAAATTGGCTACGCCTAAAGACGCGGAGAAATTGGCTACCCCTAAAGACGCAGAGAAATTGGCTACCCCTAAAGACGCGGAGAAATTGGCTACACCTAAAGACGCGGAGAAATTGGCTACGCCTAAAGACGCGGAGAAATTGGCTACGCCTAAAGACGCGGAGAAATTGGCTACGCCTAAAGACGCGGAGAAATTGGCTACGTCTAAAGACGCGGAGAAATTGGCTACGCCTAAAGACGCGGAGAAATTGGTTACCCCTAAAGACGCTGAGAAATTGGCTACCCCTAAAGACGCGGAGAAATTGGCTACCCCTAAAGACGCTGAGAAATTGGCTACCCCTAAAGACGCGGAGAAATTGGCTACCCCTAAAGACGCGGAGAAATTGGCTACGCCTAAAGACACGGAGAAATTGGCTACGCCTAAAGACGCGGAGAAATTGGCTACGCCTAAAGACGCGGAGAAATTGGCTACGCCTAAAGACGCGGAGAAATTGGCTACGCCTAAAGACGCGGAGAAATTGGCTACGCCTAAAGACGCGGAGAAATTGGCTACGCCTAAAGACGCGGAGAAATTGGCTACGCCTAAAGACGCGGAGAAATTGGCTACGCCTAAAGACGCGGAGAAATTGGCTACGCCTAAAGACGCGGAGAAATTGGCTACGCCTAAAGACGCGGAGAAATTGGCTACGCCTAAAGACGCGGAGAAATTGGCTACGCCTAAAGACGCGGAGAAATTGGCTACGCCTAAAGACGCGGAGAAATTGGCTACGCCTAAAGACGCGGAGAAATTGGCTACGCCTAAAGACGCGGAGAAATTGGCTACGCCTAAAGACGCGGAGAGATTGGCTACGCCTAAAGAAGCGGAGCGATTGGCTACGCCTAAAGACGCGGAGAGATTAGCTACGCCTAAAGACGCGGAGAAATTGCCTAAATCGACTATGTCTGAAAATGCTGGGAAATCTGCTACCCCTAAAGACACTGAGAAATTGGCTACCCCTACAGACGCTGAGAATTCAGCTAAATCGGCTACACCTATCCCTGAAGACGCTGAGATATTGGCTACTCCTGAAGAAGCGGAGAAATCGGTTAACACTAAAGACACTGAGAAATTGGCTACCCTTAAAAACACAGAGAAAGCTTCTAAAAAGATTGAAGATTTCACAATCTGTGAAGGACAGAAACCAGATGCCTCTAAAGAAACTGAGAAACTGGCAGACATAATGCCAGCTGCAGCAAAAGGAGAGAAACATGTCGCCTTTGAGGATTCTAAGCAATTACCTTCTCTCAAAGAGTCTGTCCCAGTGGGGAGGAAACAGGAAGAGCCTATGGAAATAAGTTTGGAAAAGTCAACAGATGACAATGTAATTATTAGGGGACATGCCGATAAAGGCTGGACAAAGAAGTTTGTTAAAAGTGGAGAGAATTCTGAGAGCGAGCCTATCAAAAACTCAAACTGCATGGACTGTAATGCACCATCAGAAAAACAGGCTACCAGCAAGAAGACATCATCTCTCACTGATGCTGAAGGTGAGACGGACAAAAGCCAGGTCAAAGTAATCAAGGAAGATGCCACAACACAGGGATGCCCTAAAGAGGATGAGAAGGAAGATGATCAGGCTAAGAAAAACGACCAAAAGGAGGATGATGGTGCTGAGAAAGATAACTCAACTGTAGCAGAGAAACTGGGTGAGGCAAAAGCAAGTAAAGGGTCTGAGAATAAAGAGGATGAAAAAAAGGATGCAGGAACAACATCAGAGATTCAAGAGGAGGGGATTCGCCTGAAAATACGGGGAATTACTCATCGAAGGAAAGCTGAGCTCCAGAGAACGGAGAGGGACTCTGGGTCCGATACTGGTAAGACTGGGAGATCCCTGAGGAGGTCACCCAGGATTTGCAGGCCAACCGCTAAGGGGGTGGAGTTCCAGGACAGGAGGCTGGAGAAAAAAGAGACCACGCCCcctgaggaggaggacgaggaggaggaggaaactgttcagaggaaaccgAGAGAAAAGCTTGATCAAGATGGACAGTCCAAATCTAAG GGGCGACGGAGGAGAAAGACCCGGTGGTCCAACACTCGAACACGACGGCGCAAAAAGAATGGTTCTGGTGATGACAATGAAAGCGAATCAAGCgaagaggagagtgaggaggatgACAGTGATGAGAGCTTTAAGGTGGAGAAGGGCAAGAGGAAGTGGAGGAACCGGAACAGAGAAAGGCACAGCGACGACTCTGACACCTCCTCGGATGATGACCTCCCTCCTAACGAAGACCCCTGCAAACACTGCGGCCTCCCCAACCATCCCGAGCTG ATCTTGCTATGTGACTCGTGTGACAGTGGCTACCACACGGCCTGCCTTAGACCCCCTCTCATGATCATCCCAGATGGGGAGTGGTTCTGTCCACCCTGCCAACAT AAGCTACTCTGTGACAAGCTTGAGGAGCAGCTTGCTAATCTCGATGCTGCCCTGAAAAAGAGGGATCGCGCTGAGCGAAG AAAAGAACGTTTGGTCTATGTTGGAATAAGTGTCGAAAACATCATCACTCCCTCT TTGGAGGTagaggaagaaagggaggaagaaaaagaggaagaagtgaagaaggagaagaaggagaagaaagagaaaagCAAGAGCTGGGGTCGAAGGTCGACAAGGGCAAAGAAAAGCATAAGTTACAG GTTTGATGAATTTGATGAGGCTATCGAGGAGGCAATTGAAGAAGACATCAGAGAGGCTGATGGTGGAG GAGCTGGTCGGGGCAAGGACATGGCCAACATTACAGGCCATAGCAGAGGGAAGGACATGTCCACCATCCTGGCAGCAGGCGAGGTTGGTGAGGGCAAGGAGAATGGACGACCGCCACGGCCCAACGCCGGCCAGCGCAAGAAGAAGCGCCGGCGTCTCAACGACCTGGACAGCGACAGcactgtggaggaggaggagagcgaggaCGAGTTCCGTCTCAGTGACAG TACGGAGGAAGAGGAGTTTGTGGCGTCAGACAAGAGCGACGCAGAGAGCGAAGCGGCAGTCGACTCTAACGACGACAGTGACTTCGGCAGCACGCGACGCAGAACTGCCAGGACAAGGAGGCCGGCCAAATGTCAAAGGAGCACTCGGCCACGAAGGCGCCGCAGAGCGAGAGGGTACTCAgacgatgaagaggaggagacgagtGATGAAGATGAGGACGAAATTA TGTCAGAGGGTTCCAGCGAGTTCAGCGACAGCGACCTGGACTGTAGCCAACGCCGATCCCGCCGTAGTCATACAAAGAGGCAGGTCAACTACTGCGAGTCGTCCGGCGACTCCGATGGCTCAAAGGCCGGCACCAACCGGGACAAAGTCAAATCGCGGAGGCGCCTCGCCAGCTCCGACAGCGAAG CAAGCTCCTCCAGAGGCTCGGACGACGGCAAGAGGGAGAGGACTAGGTTGAAGAGGAGGGCTGACTCGTCTGAGGAAGAGTCCCAGCAGCGCCGCAGACGCCTCTCGCTGAAACGGAGGCGAGCCTCCGAGGAGGACGATGACGATTCCGATGAATCATCGGAGGGAGAGCGTCCGGTCCGCAAGCGTGTGAACCGCATCGACTCGGACGACTCtgacaaggaggaggagaaggaagaaacaaaggaagaggaggaagggggggtgCTGGGGAAGGGAGCCAGCCCATTGGACTACAACCTGGTGGAACTGCACCCCCCTACCAACGGACAGAGTCCCATCAAGGCCCTGGAGGGCCTGGCTCACATTGGGCCCCAAAAACCTGGAGCCACAGCCGTCACCATAGCGCCCAACGGACTGGAGTTGGCGCCACAGGACGATGATGAAGATGACCTGCTGGGGGTCACAGACCTAGTGGACTTTGTCTGCAATAGTGATGTGTTGTAA